A window from Musa acuminata AAA Group cultivar baxijiao chromosome BXJ3-10, Cavendish_Baxijiao_AAA, whole genome shotgun sequence encodes these proteins:
- the LOC135651811 gene encoding probable histone acetyltransferase HAC-like 1 isoform X1 → MNAHAHLTGQISSQMSTQSSTQVSGPSQQIGNFMASQMQGLGSGPMDSELQNGRATMQQKIYNILQRKNQAYSEEWVRRVPELVRRLEDRIFREAATREVYLNLALDPVDHRLCSIIKNVLNNSRPLSHHITPSSAVSTMIPTPGISNNGSTNTAVSVQLENPTVTARNTAVAPQTKANMANLLSTANGPPDAGNNTSLNASDGTVCNGYQHQSANFGLGSGGSNIMSSVASTSIPRQFSQMIPTPGLNSQQAASANSECSNGTGFSSTETPVAPQSLQQKKYAVSQNSHIFNSLGAQINAGMRSNVLHKGSPYGFSHALANGALGLIGNTMQLSGSAASEGVLTPNPYVSSPKPLQQHHQPRMPTSLSQQILPVVDDGNTVRTTDITHSETFHGPDSSSLSAMNNMNSVNLHHKLRANAGLLNYNASFKSTQLPLNIIPQLLDHSEKMNYQSSQSTREQLLQSQQHMQQSTQQPNQTYAQFVQNQHLLPQRQQQNQQIALMNDSLRKSSATSHFGEQLVPSHSNVTCSEPLIQSAARHVQPPDLQTQYQQNASAEGHAKSAQFLGHLPSPRDFHVSVSEGSLQLLHPHLQSDGFSENIGHISSELQEDELLQFQWHPQPLKQAQMPEKQSCQQLQEELNQRIAGQDDTQQPNVSAREVDSGREDSIKQQDYLKQIRWLLFLHHAHRCPSRKGLCRESNCLKAQELIMHMDACNSEQCRFPRCSQSRKLVRHIRNCKVADCPVCIPVRDHIAANYKAHARALSDTSVVTEIKTDSDGMRTDTIPTEDSGDRQPASKRMKVQHISPFLPKVEASVVCLPSGNQHCDFQETEALECKHRTVMISANSEVVLKMDEPTGSGHEQVPVFGSDISENKNLPTCEKDPSVSNSVNSHVKQENMVVDKMLDQSTIEIKQDPGNQTTDQITGNKSGKPKIKGVSLIELFTPEQITEHIMGLRQWVGQSKAKAEKNQARERSMTENSCQLCAVEKLTFEPPPIYCSPCGARIKRNAFYYTIGSSETRHYFCIPCYNEARGETIEAEGSTFLKTKLEKKRNDEETEEWWVQCDKCEVWQHQVCALFNGRRNDGEAEFTCPNCCVKEIERGERKPLPQSAVLGAKDLPKTILSDHIERRLFRRLKQERQERSRHLGKNFDEVPGAEGLVVRVVSSVDKKLEVKQRFLEIFQEENYPKEFPYKSKAVLLFQKIEGVEVCLFGMYVQEFGSECSFPNQRRVYLSYLDSVKYFRPEIKTVTGEALRTFVYHEILIGYLEYCKKRGFTSCYIWACPPLRGEDYILYCHPEIQKTPKSDKLREWYLTMLRKAAKENIVVDLTNLYDHFFITMGECKAKVTAARLPYFDGDYWPGAAEDMIYQLRQEEDGKKQLKRGKTKMTITKRALKAAGQTDLSGNASKDALLMQKLGETICPMKEDFIMVHLQHACTHCCILMVSGTRWVCNQCKNFQLCDKCHEAEQSVDERDRHPTNSREKHMLYPVENNDVPHDTKDKDDILESEFFDTRQAFLSLCQGNHYQYDTLRRAKHSSMMVLYHLHNPTAPAFVTTCNVCHHDIEAGQGWRCETCPDFDVCNACYQKGGIDHPHMLTNHPSTADRDAQNKEARAKRVLQLRKMLDLLVHASQCRSPQCQYPNCRKVKGLFRHGIQCRTRASGGCVLCKKIWYLLQIHSRACKESECSVPRCRDLKEHLRRLQQQSDSRRRAAVMEMMRQRAAEVAADTG, encoded by the exons CTACAATATTCTTCAAAGAAAAAATCAAGCGTATTCTGAAGAGTGGGTACGTAGAGTACCAGAGCTTGTTAGGCGTTTGGAAGATCGTATTTTCAGGGAAGCTGCTACAAGG gaagtttatttgaatttagctTTGGATCCAGTTGATCATCGTTTGTGCTCCATAATAAAGAATGTTCTCAACAACAGTCGACCCTTGTCACATCATATTACACCTTCCTCTGCTGTTAGCACAATGATTCCAACTCCTGGTATTTCAAATAATGGCAGCACCAATACTGCAGTTTCAGTTCAACTAGAGAACCCTACAGTTACTGCCAGGAATACTGCTGTTGCACCTCAAACTAAAGCAAACATGGCAAACTTACTATCAACTGCAAATGGTCCACCTGATGCTGGAAACAATACCTCCCTCAATGCCTCCGATG GAACAGTTTGTAATGGTTACCAGCACCAGTCGGCCAATTTTGGTCTTGGTTCAGGTGGAAGTAATATAATGTCCTCAGTGGCTTCAACCAGCATACCGAGACAATTTAGTCAGATGATACCAACTCCTGGACTTAATAGTCAACAGGCAGCATCTGCAAATTCTGAGTGTTCAAATGGAACTGGATTTTCTAGCACTGAGACTCCTGTGGCTCCACAGTCACTCCAACAAAAGAAATATGCTGTGAGTCAAAACAGCCATATATTCAATAGTCTTGGTGCTCAAATTAATGCTGGAATGAGGTCCAATGTTCTGCACAAGGGTTCCCCTTATGGGTTCTCACATGCACTTGCAAATGGTGCATTGGGATTAATTGGAAACACCATGCAACTAAGTGGGTCTGCAGCATCTGAGGGTGTCCTGACTCCGAATCCTTATGTTAGTTCTCCAAAGCCTTTGCAGCAACATCATCAACCAAGGATGCCAA CATCATTATCACAGCAAATATTACCTGTGGTTGATGATGGTAATACAGTGAGAACTACTGATATAACACATTCTGAGACCTTTCATGGACCTGATTCATCCAGCTTATCTGCTATGAATAACATGAATTCTGTTAATTTGCATCACAAGTTAAGAGCAAATGCAGGGTTGCTAAACTACAATGCAAGTTTCAAGTCAACACAACTTCCTCTGAATATAATACCTCAGTTGCTTGATCATTCAGAGAAAATGAATTACCAGTCATCTCAGTCTACGAGGGAACAACTACTGCAATCACAACAGCACATGCAGCAATCGACACAGCAGCCCAATCAAActtatgcacagtttgttcagaatCAGCATCTGCTGCCACAGAGACAGCAGCAAAACCAACAAATTGCACTAATGAATGATTCTTTGAGAAAGTCTTCAGCGACTTCACATTTTGGTGAGCAGCTAGTTCCTTCTCATTCTAATGTAACTTGTTCTGAGCCTTTGATTCAGTCAGCAGCTCGACATGTCCAACCTCCAGACTTACAGACTCAATACCAGCAGAATGCTTCTGCCGAAGGTCACGCTAAAAGTGCTCAATTTCTTGGCCATTTGCCCAGCCCTCGAGATTTTCATGTCTCGGTTTCAGAGGGTTCACTGCAATTGTTGCATCCGCACCTGCAGTCTGATGGATTTTCGGAGAACATTGGTCACATATCCAGTGAATTGCAAGAAGATGAACTTCTGCAATTTCAATGGCATCCGCAACCACTAAAGCAAGCACAGATGCCAGAAAAACAATCATGCCAACAACTCCAGGAGGAGCTTAACCAAAGAATAGCAGGGCAAGATGACACTCAGCAACCTAATGTTTCTGCTAGAGAAGTAGATTCTGGACGTGAAGACTCTATAAAGCAACAAGACTATTTGAAACAGATAAGGTGGCTGTTGTTTCTGCATCATGCCCACAGGTGTCCATCAAGAAAGGGACTATGTAGAGAATCCAACTGCTTGAAAGCTCAGGAGTTAATTATGCATATGGATGCCTGCAACAGTGAGCAATGTAGGTTTCCACGCTGTTCCCAATCTAGGAAACTTGTCAGGCATATCCGTAATTGCAAAGTGGCTGATTGTCCAGTGTGCATTCCAGTACGTGATCATATAGCAGCAAATTATAAGGCACATGCTCGTGCTCTGTCAGACACTAGTGTGGTTACTGAAATAAAAACAGATTCTGATGGAATGAGAACAGATACAATTCCTACTGAAGATTCTGGGGACAGGCAGCCTGCATCCAAGCGCATGAAGGTTCAACATATATCTCCTTTTCTTCCTAAGGTTGAAGCTTCTGTGGTCTGTCTGCCTTCAGGGAACCAGCACTGTGATTTCCAGGAGACAGAGGCTTTAGAATGCAAACACAGAACTGTGATGATATCTGCTAATTCTGAGGTTGTTTTGAAGATGGATGAACCTACTGGCTCTGGTCATGAACAAGTACCAGTTTTTGGCAGTGATATCAGTGAAAATAAGAACTTGCCAACCTGTGAAAAAGATCCCAGTGTTTCCAATTCTGTCAACTCTCATGTCAAACAAGAAAATATGGTGGTTGATAAAATGCTGGATCAGTCTACCATAGAAATCAAGCAAGATCCAGGTAACCAAACAACAGATCAAATAACTGGAAATAAATCAGGGAAGCCAAAGATAAAAGGTGTTTCATTGATTGAACTGTTCACTCCGGAACAGATTACGGAGCATATAATGGGTTTGAGGCAATGGGTTGGTCAG aGCAAGGCTAAAGCTGAGAAGAATCAAGCAAGGGAACGTTCGATGACTGAAAACTCATGCCAGCTTTGTGCAGTGGAAAAGCTAACTTTTGAACCCCCTCCAATATATTGTTCTCCATGTGGTGCCCGAATAAAACGAAATGCATTCTATTATACAATTGGAAGCAGTGAAACCCGTCATTACTTCTGTATCCCATGCTATAATGAGGCTCGAGGTGAAACTATAGAAGCTGAAGGATCTACATTTTTAAAGACAAAgcttgaaaagaaaagaaatgatgaGGAAACTGAAGAATGG TGGGTGCAATGTGATAAATGTGAAGTTTGGCAACATCAAGTATGTGCTCTTTTTAATGGTCGAAGAAATGATGGAGAAGCAGAATTCACTTGCCCTAATTGTTGTGTTAAGGAGATAGAAAGAGGTGAGCGCAAGCCTTTGCCTCAGAGTGCTGTTCTTGGTGCAAAAGATTTGCCAAAAACTATTCTCAGTGATCACATAGAACGACGACTTTTTAGACGGCTTAAGCAAGAGAGGCAAGAGAGATCCAGGCATCTCGGGAAAAATTTTGATGAG GTACCAGGGGCTGAAGGGCTTGTAGTCAGAGTAGTATCATCTGTTGACAAAAAATTGGAAGTAAAGCAGCGGTTTCTAGAGATATTTCAGGAGGAAAATTACCCTAAAGAGTTTCCTTACAAGTCCAAG GCTGTATTGTTGTTTCAGAAGATAGAAGGGGTAGAAGTATGCCTATTTGGGATGTATGTTCAAGAATTTGGTTCTGAATGCTCTTTCCCCAACCAGCGGCGTGTCTATCTCTCATATTTAGATTCTGTAAAGTACTTCAGGCCTGAGATCAAAACAGTGACTGGGGAAGCTTTACGTACTTTTGTTTATCATGAAATTCTG ATTGGATATCTTGAATATTGCAAGAAACGGGGGTTCACCAGCTGTTATATTTGGGCCTGTCCTCCTTTGAGGGGCGAAGACTACATACTGTATTGCCATCCTGAAATTCAGAAGACCCCAAAATCTGACAAACTCAGGGAGTG GTACTTAACTATGCTTCGAAAAGCTGCCAAGGAGAATATTGTTGTTGACCTGACTAACTTATATGATCATTTCTTTATAACTATGGGGGAGTGCAAGGCTAAAGTAACTGCAGCTCGTTTGCCCTACTTCGATGGAGATTATTGGCCTGGTGCAGCTGAGGATATGATTTACCAGCTTCGCCAAGAGGAAGATGGTAAAAAACAACTGAAGAGGGGAAAAACCAAAATGACTATTACAAAAAGAGCTTTAAAAGCTGCCGGTCAAACTGATCTTTCCGGAAATGCCTCTAAGGATGCTTTGTTGATGCAAAAG CTTGGTGAAACCATCTGCCCTATGAAGGAAGATTTTATTATGGTCCATTTGCAGCATGCTTGCACACATTGTTGCATACTTATGGTATCCGGAACGCGATGGGTTTGCAACCAGTGCAAAAACTTTCAACTTTGTGATAA GTGTCATGAAGCAGAACAAAGTGTTGATGAAAGGGATAGGCATCCTACTAATAGCAGGGAAAAGCATATGCTATATCCA gttgaaaataatgatgtccCTCATGATACAAAGGACAAAGATGATATCCTAGAAAGTGAATTTTTTGACACCAGGCAGGCATTTCTGAGTCTTTGTCAGGGAAATCATTATCAATATGATACTCTACGTCGTGCCAAGCATTCATCGATGATGGTCTTATACCACCTCCATAATCCTACTGCCCCTGCATTTGTAACCACATGCAATGTCTGCCATCATGATATTGAAGCTGGTCAGGGCTGGCGTTGTGAAACTTGTCCTGATTTTGATGTGTGCAATGCTTGTTATCAGAAAGGTGGTATTGATCATCCTCATATGTTGACCAATCATCCATCAACAGCTGATCGTGATGCACAAAATAAAGAAGCTCGGGCAAAACGAGTCTTACAG
- the LOC135651811 gene encoding probable histone acetyltransferase HAC-like 1 isoform X2 has protein sequence MNAHAHLTGQISSQMSTQSSTQVSGPSQQIGNFMASQMQGLGSGPMDSELQNGRATMQQKIYNILQRKNQAYSEEWVRRVPELVRRLEDRIFREAATREVYLNLALDPVDHRLCSIIKNVLNNSRPLSHHITPSSAVSTMIPTPGISNNGSTNTAVSVQLENPTVTARNTAVAPQTKANMANLLSTANGPPDAGNNTSLNASDVCNGYQHQSANFGLGSGGSNIMSSVASTSIPRQFSQMIPTPGLNSQQAASANSECSNGTGFSSTETPVAPQSLQQKKYAVSQNSHIFNSLGAQINAGMRSNVLHKGSPYGFSHALANGALGLIGNTMQLSGSAASEGVLTPNPYVSSPKPLQQHHQPRMPTSLSQQILPVVDDGNTVRTTDITHSETFHGPDSSSLSAMNNMNSVNLHHKLRANAGLLNYNASFKSTQLPLNIIPQLLDHSEKMNYQSSQSTREQLLQSQQHMQQSTQQPNQTYAQFVQNQHLLPQRQQQNQQIALMNDSLRKSSATSHFGEQLVPSHSNVTCSEPLIQSAARHVQPPDLQTQYQQNASAEGHAKSAQFLGHLPSPRDFHVSVSEGSLQLLHPHLQSDGFSENIGHISSELQEDELLQFQWHPQPLKQAQMPEKQSCQQLQEELNQRIAGQDDTQQPNVSAREVDSGREDSIKQQDYLKQIRWLLFLHHAHRCPSRKGLCRESNCLKAQELIMHMDACNSEQCRFPRCSQSRKLVRHIRNCKVADCPVCIPVRDHIAANYKAHARALSDTSVVTEIKTDSDGMRTDTIPTEDSGDRQPASKRMKVQHISPFLPKVEASVVCLPSGNQHCDFQETEALECKHRTVMISANSEVVLKMDEPTGSGHEQVPVFGSDISENKNLPTCEKDPSVSNSVNSHVKQENMVVDKMLDQSTIEIKQDPGNQTTDQITGNKSGKPKIKGVSLIELFTPEQITEHIMGLRQWVGQSKAKAEKNQARERSMTENSCQLCAVEKLTFEPPPIYCSPCGARIKRNAFYYTIGSSETRHYFCIPCYNEARGETIEAEGSTFLKTKLEKKRNDEETEEWWVQCDKCEVWQHQVCALFNGRRNDGEAEFTCPNCCVKEIERGERKPLPQSAVLGAKDLPKTILSDHIERRLFRRLKQERQERSRHLGKNFDEVPGAEGLVVRVVSSVDKKLEVKQRFLEIFQEENYPKEFPYKSKAVLLFQKIEGVEVCLFGMYVQEFGSECSFPNQRRVYLSYLDSVKYFRPEIKTVTGEALRTFVYHEILIGYLEYCKKRGFTSCYIWACPPLRGEDYILYCHPEIQKTPKSDKLREWYLTMLRKAAKENIVVDLTNLYDHFFITMGECKAKVTAARLPYFDGDYWPGAAEDMIYQLRQEEDGKKQLKRGKTKMTITKRALKAAGQTDLSGNASKDALLMQKLGETICPMKEDFIMVHLQHACTHCCILMVSGTRWVCNQCKNFQLCDKCHEAEQSVDERDRHPTNSREKHMLYPVENNDVPHDTKDKDDILESEFFDTRQAFLSLCQGNHYQYDTLRRAKHSSMMVLYHLHNPTAPAFVTTCNVCHHDIEAGQGWRCETCPDFDVCNACYQKGGIDHPHMLTNHPSTADRDAQNKEARAKRVLQLRKMLDLLVHASQCRSPQCQYPNCRKVKGLFRHGIQCRTRASGGCVLCKKIWYLLQIHSRACKESECSVPRCRDLKEHLRRLQQQSDSRRRAAVMEMMRQRAAEVAADTG, from the exons CTACAATATTCTTCAAAGAAAAAATCAAGCGTATTCTGAAGAGTGGGTACGTAGAGTACCAGAGCTTGTTAGGCGTTTGGAAGATCGTATTTTCAGGGAAGCTGCTACAAGG gaagtttatttgaatttagctTTGGATCCAGTTGATCATCGTTTGTGCTCCATAATAAAGAATGTTCTCAACAACAGTCGACCCTTGTCACATCATATTACACCTTCCTCTGCTGTTAGCACAATGATTCCAACTCCTGGTATTTCAAATAATGGCAGCACCAATACTGCAGTTTCAGTTCAACTAGAGAACCCTACAGTTACTGCCAGGAATACTGCTGTTGCACCTCAAACTAAAGCAAACATGGCAAACTTACTATCAACTGCAAATGGTCCACCTGATGCTGGAAACAATACCTCCCTCAATGCCTCCGATG TTTGTAATGGTTACCAGCACCAGTCGGCCAATTTTGGTCTTGGTTCAGGTGGAAGTAATATAATGTCCTCAGTGGCTTCAACCAGCATACCGAGACAATTTAGTCAGATGATACCAACTCCTGGACTTAATAGTCAACAGGCAGCATCTGCAAATTCTGAGTGTTCAAATGGAACTGGATTTTCTAGCACTGAGACTCCTGTGGCTCCACAGTCACTCCAACAAAAGAAATATGCTGTGAGTCAAAACAGCCATATATTCAATAGTCTTGGTGCTCAAATTAATGCTGGAATGAGGTCCAATGTTCTGCACAAGGGTTCCCCTTATGGGTTCTCACATGCACTTGCAAATGGTGCATTGGGATTAATTGGAAACACCATGCAACTAAGTGGGTCTGCAGCATCTGAGGGTGTCCTGACTCCGAATCCTTATGTTAGTTCTCCAAAGCCTTTGCAGCAACATCATCAACCAAGGATGCCAA CATCATTATCACAGCAAATATTACCTGTGGTTGATGATGGTAATACAGTGAGAACTACTGATATAACACATTCTGAGACCTTTCATGGACCTGATTCATCCAGCTTATCTGCTATGAATAACATGAATTCTGTTAATTTGCATCACAAGTTAAGAGCAAATGCAGGGTTGCTAAACTACAATGCAAGTTTCAAGTCAACACAACTTCCTCTGAATATAATACCTCAGTTGCTTGATCATTCAGAGAAAATGAATTACCAGTCATCTCAGTCTACGAGGGAACAACTACTGCAATCACAACAGCACATGCAGCAATCGACACAGCAGCCCAATCAAActtatgcacagtttgttcagaatCAGCATCTGCTGCCACAGAGACAGCAGCAAAACCAACAAATTGCACTAATGAATGATTCTTTGAGAAAGTCTTCAGCGACTTCACATTTTGGTGAGCAGCTAGTTCCTTCTCATTCTAATGTAACTTGTTCTGAGCCTTTGATTCAGTCAGCAGCTCGACATGTCCAACCTCCAGACTTACAGACTCAATACCAGCAGAATGCTTCTGCCGAAGGTCACGCTAAAAGTGCTCAATTTCTTGGCCATTTGCCCAGCCCTCGAGATTTTCATGTCTCGGTTTCAGAGGGTTCACTGCAATTGTTGCATCCGCACCTGCAGTCTGATGGATTTTCGGAGAACATTGGTCACATATCCAGTGAATTGCAAGAAGATGAACTTCTGCAATTTCAATGGCATCCGCAACCACTAAAGCAAGCACAGATGCCAGAAAAACAATCATGCCAACAACTCCAGGAGGAGCTTAACCAAAGAATAGCAGGGCAAGATGACACTCAGCAACCTAATGTTTCTGCTAGAGAAGTAGATTCTGGACGTGAAGACTCTATAAAGCAACAAGACTATTTGAAACAGATAAGGTGGCTGTTGTTTCTGCATCATGCCCACAGGTGTCCATCAAGAAAGGGACTATGTAGAGAATCCAACTGCTTGAAAGCTCAGGAGTTAATTATGCATATGGATGCCTGCAACAGTGAGCAATGTAGGTTTCCACGCTGTTCCCAATCTAGGAAACTTGTCAGGCATATCCGTAATTGCAAAGTGGCTGATTGTCCAGTGTGCATTCCAGTACGTGATCATATAGCAGCAAATTATAAGGCACATGCTCGTGCTCTGTCAGACACTAGTGTGGTTACTGAAATAAAAACAGATTCTGATGGAATGAGAACAGATACAATTCCTACTGAAGATTCTGGGGACAGGCAGCCTGCATCCAAGCGCATGAAGGTTCAACATATATCTCCTTTTCTTCCTAAGGTTGAAGCTTCTGTGGTCTGTCTGCCTTCAGGGAACCAGCACTGTGATTTCCAGGAGACAGAGGCTTTAGAATGCAAACACAGAACTGTGATGATATCTGCTAATTCTGAGGTTGTTTTGAAGATGGATGAACCTACTGGCTCTGGTCATGAACAAGTACCAGTTTTTGGCAGTGATATCAGTGAAAATAAGAACTTGCCAACCTGTGAAAAAGATCCCAGTGTTTCCAATTCTGTCAACTCTCATGTCAAACAAGAAAATATGGTGGTTGATAAAATGCTGGATCAGTCTACCATAGAAATCAAGCAAGATCCAGGTAACCAAACAACAGATCAAATAACTGGAAATAAATCAGGGAAGCCAAAGATAAAAGGTGTTTCATTGATTGAACTGTTCACTCCGGAACAGATTACGGAGCATATAATGGGTTTGAGGCAATGGGTTGGTCAG aGCAAGGCTAAAGCTGAGAAGAATCAAGCAAGGGAACGTTCGATGACTGAAAACTCATGCCAGCTTTGTGCAGTGGAAAAGCTAACTTTTGAACCCCCTCCAATATATTGTTCTCCATGTGGTGCCCGAATAAAACGAAATGCATTCTATTATACAATTGGAAGCAGTGAAACCCGTCATTACTTCTGTATCCCATGCTATAATGAGGCTCGAGGTGAAACTATAGAAGCTGAAGGATCTACATTTTTAAAGACAAAgcttgaaaagaaaagaaatgatgaGGAAACTGAAGAATGG TGGGTGCAATGTGATAAATGTGAAGTTTGGCAACATCAAGTATGTGCTCTTTTTAATGGTCGAAGAAATGATGGAGAAGCAGAATTCACTTGCCCTAATTGTTGTGTTAAGGAGATAGAAAGAGGTGAGCGCAAGCCTTTGCCTCAGAGTGCTGTTCTTGGTGCAAAAGATTTGCCAAAAACTATTCTCAGTGATCACATAGAACGACGACTTTTTAGACGGCTTAAGCAAGAGAGGCAAGAGAGATCCAGGCATCTCGGGAAAAATTTTGATGAG GTACCAGGGGCTGAAGGGCTTGTAGTCAGAGTAGTATCATCTGTTGACAAAAAATTGGAAGTAAAGCAGCGGTTTCTAGAGATATTTCAGGAGGAAAATTACCCTAAAGAGTTTCCTTACAAGTCCAAG GCTGTATTGTTGTTTCAGAAGATAGAAGGGGTAGAAGTATGCCTATTTGGGATGTATGTTCAAGAATTTGGTTCTGAATGCTCTTTCCCCAACCAGCGGCGTGTCTATCTCTCATATTTAGATTCTGTAAAGTACTTCAGGCCTGAGATCAAAACAGTGACTGGGGAAGCTTTACGTACTTTTGTTTATCATGAAATTCTG ATTGGATATCTTGAATATTGCAAGAAACGGGGGTTCACCAGCTGTTATATTTGGGCCTGTCCTCCTTTGAGGGGCGAAGACTACATACTGTATTGCCATCCTGAAATTCAGAAGACCCCAAAATCTGACAAACTCAGGGAGTG GTACTTAACTATGCTTCGAAAAGCTGCCAAGGAGAATATTGTTGTTGACCTGACTAACTTATATGATCATTTCTTTATAACTATGGGGGAGTGCAAGGCTAAAGTAACTGCAGCTCGTTTGCCCTACTTCGATGGAGATTATTGGCCTGGTGCAGCTGAGGATATGATTTACCAGCTTCGCCAAGAGGAAGATGGTAAAAAACAACTGAAGAGGGGAAAAACCAAAATGACTATTACAAAAAGAGCTTTAAAAGCTGCCGGTCAAACTGATCTTTCCGGAAATGCCTCTAAGGATGCTTTGTTGATGCAAAAG CTTGGTGAAACCATCTGCCCTATGAAGGAAGATTTTATTATGGTCCATTTGCAGCATGCTTGCACACATTGTTGCATACTTATGGTATCCGGAACGCGATGGGTTTGCAACCAGTGCAAAAACTTTCAACTTTGTGATAA GTGTCATGAAGCAGAACAAAGTGTTGATGAAAGGGATAGGCATCCTACTAATAGCAGGGAAAAGCATATGCTATATCCA gttgaaaataatgatgtccCTCATGATACAAAGGACAAAGATGATATCCTAGAAAGTGAATTTTTTGACACCAGGCAGGCATTTCTGAGTCTTTGTCAGGGAAATCATTATCAATATGATACTCTACGTCGTGCCAAGCATTCATCGATGATGGTCTTATACCACCTCCATAATCCTACTGCCCCTGCATTTGTAACCACATGCAATGTCTGCCATCATGATATTGAAGCTGGTCAGGGCTGGCGTTGTGAAACTTGTCCTGATTTTGATGTGTGCAATGCTTGTTATCAGAAAGGTGGTATTGATCATCCTCATATGTTGACCAATCATCCATCAACAGCTGATCGTGATGCACAAAATAAAGAAGCTCGGGCAAAACGAGTCTTACAG